CTTAAACGATAGCTgaataagtaaaagaaagtaaAGTAAATTAGTGTATTCCAATAATATTctgtgtccttacaaatgttatttctctcctttcatagctatttctaagtaatACGTTTCTTTCCTCTCATAACAGAGCCATTATGAGCAATTAATGATATTTAATGTAATATTATAATTGGCAATCGTAACTGTTTCGTGAAGATTCTATAACGTTTTCCATCATTGATGTTCATTAATTACGGATAATACGTATCTATACTTTTTGCTATGTAGGTTCATTCCTCCGATGTCTCTTTGAATTACCAAGAGGACCGAGTAACTGTTCCTTCCTATTTTCTTGAATCTTTGTCTGTGCCTATTAAGGCTCGTATCTCTTCAACTATTCTTTGTCAGTTGTCATTCTTTTATTGATCTACGTGTCTGCACGTATCAGCACATAATTAATTCTAAATGTTAACTTGATTTTTTCagatacagatagtccccccacttgccatttattcatcaattgaatatttaggaagtggatttcattaaagCGGGAATTTTTTCCGTCATTCTTCGTATCATTATAACTTCTCCAAAACTAACGCTTCgcatgtcacttccatttaatgtacGTGATACGTGGTGACTTTTGATTGGTTCTGCAACCCTTTTGTGCCTTTTGAGGTTTTTTCCCGGCTTACATCAATCACAAAGTGACAGTTTTTATTATGACGTCACCATCATTACCTTTTTTGTTTGACGGTTGCTTTTGAGTATAAATATAACCTTTGTCTTTTTTTTCTCATAAAAGTTTCCCATCTTTGAATATTCATTCTTGTTTACTTCCTCGTGTAGCCATGTCTTCTCAAACCCTAATCCCCGAAGAGTTCCTATTGTTGATGAACTTCCCCTTGCTCTTGTTAGAAGAAGGAGAGGGGGAAGATTACGCAATTTAGGATCATCATCTATTCCAGGtgcttctttgcttccacttagTTCTACcccttccttcttcttctagaaCTAGAGGTTCTCTTCCACATAGATCTTCAGCCAGAAGTAGAGATTTTAATGAACCAGTTCGTAAACCCATAGTAGACGAAATTATCCCCTCTGAACTTTCTTTTTATACTGATAGAGAGTCAATTAGGAATCAGGTTTCTTCTATGTCCTCTCTTGATCGTGCTGATGCTTACCCTTCTCAGATTACTGAGGGTTTAATCTCTGTTGTCCGTAGAGATTGCCATTGGAAATCTGACTTCCCAATCATAATTCCTAGTGCAAATCAAAGGATTACATCCTACATGGTTGGGTTTTCTTTCGTGTATACATATCCTTTTACACTAAATTTTAGACCCCACATTGATCCTGTTATCATCGAGTTCTATCATTTTTGCAATGTTTGTTTAGGACGAATTGGCCCCATTATGTGGAGGGTTGTTGCTTGTCTAAGGTATTTGGCGAACTTGGCTTAATTACCTTTTACCTTTTTTCATCTGATCCACCTCTACTCCCCTAAGTTGTTCCAACATGGGATCTTTACTCTGTTGGCGAGGAGTAAGAGGGTTTTAGTCAGCCTCGAGGATGACAaggaccgtggctggtatgccagaTTTGTCGTTGCTCCTACTGTAGGGTTAGTAGGTGAAGAAAATGTACCATTCCCTAAAAAGTGGAATTTTTCACTTAAGTTTTCTTTacaactttctttcttttctcccccccccctcccttttTTAGAAAGGGTTTGTTCTTTCTGTGACTATTTCGCTTctcttttttcagcaaccatgggaaCTGTTGAATAGATTCCCAATTCCTGTGGTTGGATAGAGAAATTGTTGACCATTACTCCGATGGAGGTTAAATCTTGGAAATACCTTTCGAACAGGTTTGGTTGGAAGGTTAAAACTCATGGTAAAAACCTTACTTTTTTCCTTTCTACTTTTGTCCACCTTTCCTTTAGAATATATTTGACCCTTCCTTTTATCAGGGTTTCCTATTCGTGGTGTAAGTGCCGAGTCAATCGTAGCTTCCAGGTTTTCTTTGGCAAGAGTTCAGGAGATAATCTTGAgttcttcatcgaaaaggaaAGCTGACACGTCCCAATATTCTGAGGAAGAAGAACAAGATGGAAGTTCTTTGGTTAGAAGGTCGCGGGCTAGAAGACGCAACATTTCAGATGACGAAGCTACTCCTCCCCGTTCTGTTCCCATGACCGATCCTGTTGAAGCCACCTTAGTGAGTTCTGATGATGATACTCATACGGCAGCTCGTGACTCTGATGAACAACGTTTTTCACGTGGGTTTGATAGTGAAAGTTTTAATTTGGTGTCTGATTAAGTACCATTTGCCTCTTTCCTCATGTCTGTCCCAGTGGAATGCTCTTTACCTGTTTCCACTGCTGATGTTTCTGCCCCGCTTCAAGCTATTATGACTTTCTCTACAGTCCCCACTACTACTATTTCTCGTACTGAGGTTGGCTCTTCAAGTGGAAGTAGAGTGATGAAGCATATTACCATTGAAGTCTCTGCCGATGGTAGTCTTTTGAAAAAGTCAGGTCAGATAGACGTATGGTTGAAACCCTTGATTGGTCCGGTTGAAAAGTCCAAACTAGAAAGTCACAGTTCTTTGACTTGGATGAATGATATCGTATAGTCATCACTAAAAGTATTAATTTCTTTTCATGCTTTATTCTGTTCCCCTTCTACTAACATTCTTACCCTTTTTTTAGATCAATCTCATCGGTACagagatgatgaaaagggtttCCCATTGAGGGAGACAATTGGAAAGAACAATATGAAAGTTTTCAACTTGAGatggaagttttagaagaaagtaaatgtaccttagagcagcagttgagggtCATGGCTTCGGAGTTAGCAGCTAAAAAAGCTTCTTCCAACCAGGCAGGCAAGGACAAAAATCTCCTCGAGTCATCATTTGCCGAACAACTCTCCAAAGCAACCGAGGAGATCAGGGGTTTGAAGGCCTTGTTGAACGAGAAAGAGGTTTATGCAGGTGAACTTGTTCAAACACTCACCCAGACCCAAGAAGATCTCTGTGTGTCTTCTGATaaggtcaaatttttggagaGTTCGGTTACTCTTTTACAGTCTTCTTACGATGCTGTTTTAGCTGAGAGGGAGGAACTCAAGAGTGAAATTGACCATTGGGAAAGAGACTACGAGGCTCTTGAGGACAAAGCTGATGTCGAAGTAAGTTAGGCTATATTGAACACACGCCATGATACCCTTATGGAGTTTAGCCAAGAAGTCTTTAACTTGGATGTTGAGTTAGCAAAGATTAAAGAGACCATTGAAAAAACTCAGCAAAGCCAAAGTTTCTCTTCTCCCATGGCTGATACTCCCGAGCATGTTGAAGCTGATCCTAGTGCGGTGGATGTCCCAGCTCCTTCAGATCAAGTCGAGACTTCTATTGATGATAATGCCGTTTTGAACCCTTCTCCTGCTTCACAGTGAAAATTTATTTGCTAAGTTTGACTCTTTTTGTTTTTTAGTGGAATATGTGGTGGTTGTACCCCTGCTACCATTTTAGGGGTTATGTTTTTGGTGATGGCAAGTCCCCAGGTCTTTTCGAGACTTTTTGTTAAAAGACAATCAGTTTAtaactaagttcatacttagttttaacttaatattattaatttttcattttaactTAATTCTTTCGAGTTTCTGCTATACTCTTTTAATAATTTGCCTTGTTTTTTATAAGTCCAAGGTCTTGCTTTTTAATTCGTGGGTTTTTGTCTTACCCTTTtgactttttgcatttttagaaaTGCTTTATTAACTTGATGGATCTTTGAATCAAACATAAAtttaaaagagggcccttttatatacgacacttaatgaagaagacgtctcaacttcataatggtgtaaacatacgaaagaagaaattggaacacacatgtttcttgaaataactttgataaagttttcattcgaactttgtcaagtttaaaTAACATCTTACATGTATTTAAATATCTTTTATTACTCTTCCGTAACTGTTTTCTTTACAACAGATTtgcaaaaaagaaataaaatccaAGGGTTTCTTTATGACCTATGACTAAATACTGTCTTTAACCTAAACATTGTAAGATTTTGAATTCTATATCCACGAGTGTATTCTTCACGGATATTTTTATCAGGCTTGTGTTATTGGCTCATGACTTTGCTCTGAACTTGATATTTGATGAGTAGAATTTTAGGCTTGACTTGAAGTTTAATTGTTTTCAGTCTTCCTTTCCATCCTTATACATATatcatatgtatattatatagtcccccaagtgtttgagctttgaagtatgaaatctcgagcacttgattattccttccatgcggtccttttcctgaaaaggaaaaacatacgggactcagaGGTATGattttagatgaagactgcttaacccattTAAATTTCCACCAGAATAGTTGTAACCTAGATCGGGAATTATGTTCTTTCCACGTATCTTTCATGTCACAATTCATCATTTAGTGCGGGTTAGCTTtctgcctatcatctaaaattgttagtaacattttaataattcaaaaataaaaatcattagTGAGGATACCTGCCCATGGGTATTTCCTTTCCTTAGAAGTAGTATCTCTTTAGATGAACAGCATTCCAATTTGAAGGTAGAATCTTTTCATCCAATGTTTCAAGCTCGTATGCTCATTTTCCTGCGATACCATGAATCTTATAAGGCCCTTCCCAAGTTGCACTTAACTTTCCTGCATTGGCTGCCCTCATGGATTGGAAGAATTTCTTGAGTACGTAGTCTCTAATCTTAAAGTATCTCAGACGAGCTTTTCCGATTGTAATACTGCTCAATAGCTTATTTTTGTGTTTCCATCCTTATTAATGCAGTTTACCTCCTTTCTTCAAGTAAATCCAGTATTATCCGCATCTCTTGTTCGTTCGATTCTTCAGAAGCTTGAGTATATCTCATACTTGGTTCCCCTACCtcgactggaattaaggcttcagccCCGTAtacaagtgaaaatgatatttccCCCGTACTTGTTTTCTCTGTTATTCGATAAGTCCACAAGACTCCAGGTAGTACTTCTGGCCAATTGCCTTTAGATTCTTCCAGTattttcttcaagttgttgataatgactttatttattgattcagcttgtccattacccaccggataGTAAGGCATTGAGGTGATCCTTTTAATTtgtcaactttgaaaaaattctgtTGTGCACCTATAAATTGCGGACCGTTATCACATATGATTCCCTTTGGTACCCCAAATTGGTATATGATGTTCCTCTAGATGAAGTCTCTGacctctttttctcgtacctgtttgaaagctcctgcttctacccacttagtaaaatagtcagtGAGCACTAATAAAAATCTTACCTTGCCTTtggcttgtggtagtggacctaTGATATCCATCCCCTACTtcataaaaggccatggtgcaacGACCGGATGTAATAATTCAGCTGGTCGATGCATGTTGTTACCATATCTTTGGCACTTGTCacatttttccacaaaatttttcgcgtcttcttccatttttggccaataatagCCGGAACTAATCATGGTTTTTACCAAAGATCTTCCTCCAGCATGATTTCCACAAagtccctcgtgtatttctctcatcacGTACTCTATTTGATAAGGCCCAAGGCATCTTGCTAgaggaccaccgaacatttttcgataAAGATTGCCTTGATTTAAATAGTAGcgagcagcttttttgcgaagtgcttgagcctttttcttatcttcaggtaAAATTCCATACTGCGAAAAATTGACAATATCGTTCCTCCAATCCAAAGTTAGATTATTgtaatttacctcatttttgtcttgttcaagtactgaatgaaacaaatgaatcaCATaagcattttcttcatttgttactTCTGCAGCAGATACAAGATTAACTAGAGCATCTGCCTCAGCATTTTCGTCTCTTGGTATCTGCATGACTTTCCAAGTTTGAAATTGCCTGACCAAATTCGTGCCTTTTCTAGGTATTGTTGCATCCTCGCCTCTCTGGTTGTATAAGTCCCCTGCATCTAGTTAACAACAAGCTGCGAGTCGTTTTTGATTACTACCTGCTCTATTCCGAGCTCTCGTGCCaactctaaacctgcaatcacaactTCATATTCTGCCTCATTATTAGTGTTTGGATGGAACTTTATTGCTTGTCTTATGGTTTCACCCGTAAGTGGTACCAGGATAATGCCCAGACCTGCTCCTTTTACATTTGATGAACCATCAGTAAATAAGGTCCATGTACCTGCATTAGATCCGTTAAATATCTGCAGTTCTTTTTCTACTTCTAACTGTATCCCTCGGCTAAAATCTGTCACGAAATCTGCTAAAACCTGTGACTTTATTGCAGTTCTAGGTTGATATGTaatgtcatattcacttagttctattgCCCATTTGGCTAATCTACCCGATAACTCGTATTTATGCAATATATTATGTAAGGTATAGGCAGTTACCACGGAAAtaggatgacattggaaataaggtcttaatttcctAGATGCCATAATCAATGCTAATGCAAGTTTCTCTAAATGAGGATATCGAGTCTCAGCATCGAACAAAGATTCgctaacataataaatcggtGATTATTtaccttgatcttctcgaactaTGTATATGGTAAAATCATAGGGTCTAATTCCTCGTCATTAAGGTATTTTTAGAAGTCATCTCGAGATCTTGAGGCTACGAGGTTGTGGTCGAGTTCTCTCCCTCGATGTCCATTTACGCTCGACCCAACAACGATGCCGaggatggggagttcccaaggcgagCAGATAGCACTAGCAGAGCCTGGTGTCATATCTAGTCGTCCCATCTTcatacctttacaattaatgcattttgtactatgctgggattcccctcctatataaaggggatccttgccatTTTGTAAGGCCCCCTACTAtttctccaactattctacacgaaatacacaagaactttttctttcctctctaacatattctcccTGCACTATTGTTATTGCTTActactttcatacttgttcttcatttattgcttgttatttgccataaagagcctcctttaattatatcctaactgttagctCCTTACCGATTATCCCCCATAGCTCAAGCCCGAgtccaggcatcgacctcgaggcccctcattgGTTAGTCTGAGTCCTGGACAGCTAACCCCTcagtttgattataactctattttagctcgcatttcatcttttatcttcacatatctagcattaactgcttaaacaactagcataaaaatagatcacgtatttttagagtcccatcaacaaatttaattgatattaccatttttacggtaaatagtttggcgcccacagtgggcctaaaaataatagtgattattttcttgttggtttcgctacacaacgcaagttatctttcacactttttcttgtccaagatattcgatctcaggtcaaaatgtctggctcaatGAACAGAGTCAAGAACGACAACCTTAAAAACATGGAGAAAACGGTGTGGATGTTCCAATTATTGGCGCGCCACCACAAAACCCCGATAATGCACTTGGACCGATTCCAGTGGATGCGGGTTCGCAAGATGAAcagcaggtcgacgaaacctcacacaccgacaggagcatacAACATAGCGACCAATAGGAAGCCCAaaaaaaccccagctcgggaagaacaggaagttagtcttcatgttatttttgaaatgctgCAGGCACAACGGCTGGCTATCGCTTAGCTGGaaagccacccgaagactcccagcatagTAGTACCGGAAGCTACTCCCCTAGCCAAATAGGTACCAGAGAGGTCGAGCAACAACAGATCGGTAGTTGATCctgccatcgtaaaaatgcttgaggacctcaccaaaaggatcgagtcgagcaagaaaatgatagcagccaacgacaagaaggtcgaAACCTATAAATTTCGGGTCTACCAAATCTCGGgtgcacccccggtcctgaagggtatagattcgaagaagttcgtacaacggtcgttcccagaggaagcgactccaaaacccattccaaagaagttcagaatgccagaaatcctaaaatacaacgggacctcaaaccccaacgaacatgtcactgcCTACGTGCGCagtaaagggcaacgacataaaagatgatgatatcgagtccgtcttactgaagaagttcggaTAAACTCTcttgaagggggccatgatgtggtatcacaacctagctcccaactccatagattcatttgccatgctagcagactccttcataaaggcacacgctGGTGCTATCAAATAGCAACAAGGAAGTCTGACGTATCCAAGATTAAGCAGAGGGAGAATTaaatgctgcgagaattcgtatctcgcttccaaaCGGAACAAATGGAACTACCCCCGGTATCCGATAACTGGGCGGTataggctttcactcaaggcccAAATGAACGAAGCTCATTGGCATCAAGGTAGATGAAAgagaatctgatcgagtatccTGTCGTAACCTAGTCGGACAtccacaaccggtaccagtcaaagatcagagtcgaggatgactagctgggagccccctcgggctcaatatatCTGAGTAGACTCCTAGCGAAAGAGTTGAAACTGAACAAAGAGAGGTATCAGCCATaccccgaagataggaggaatACCCCAAGACATAATCCACCTCGCAACGATCAATTGGTAAATTGAGGATAGAACcctcggggactcatcaacagaggCAGATTCGATGGGGGCACAGGGCCAACGGGGGCACCTCtcctatcagaatacaacttcaacgtcgatgtatcggacatcattttcgccatcagtaaaattagGGATGCCAAATGGCCCAGGCCTATATAttcggatccttcacaaaggaactaTAACTTGTTATGTGAGTTTCACAACTCGCATAGACACAGAACTGAGGATTGCCGGCAACTCCGGGAGGAAGTGGCCCGGCTGCTCGATAACGGACACCTTCAGGAATTCCTCAGCGAGCGGCTAAGAACCAGTCTCGAGAAagagaaacaaccaaaaataACAAAGCAGACGAATCCCAACACGTCATCCACACGTTCTTTTAAGATACACCATCAGTTGTATTCAAATAAAGGACCGCATCGCGTCCGCAAAACAAACGCTGAAACTCAAGAGCGCCATCGCCACTAAGGTATAATTATCTccccttttttctatttttttactaTTATGATAACTTTTGCGCAGGCCCTCGATAAAAGCAGTCGAGATGCCGATCCAGCTTGAAGAGCTCGAGGTTCTGAAGCGTCCGTTGTACTCTTTTCCATCGAtcgagtttttatcccaaaatgggtttttaccggtaaggtttttaacgaggcaacgtccaCGCGCTACCTAAGGAGGATCCAACAAGCATACAAGGCTTCTTTTGAAATCAACCCCGAACACTTGAGGGCTCCCCCTTGAGAGGTCATCCACTCGGAAGAACCAGGGAATGAAAAACAAGGTTCTAATAGGAAATGATGTACCCAGCCAAACGGTCACATGAATCATGTCCGCATAAGTTGGGCTCACGGAAACGAAACAACATGTACTTAAGTCAAACAATCAAAGAACATCTTTTGccaaagcatctcgtactccaaagaaaATTCAGCATTTTCACAGTAAGGATCCCTCCACCGAAAATGCctcgaaatactcggagactaacTTCAATAACTCAGCACCCGTATGACCTCAAGGTCGAAACTCCATACTTATAAGCCCTCAACGTGGCAGcacgaaaatcacaaaatatctCCAAAAGGGAAAAATGTCCCAAACAATCGGAGACTAGCATCGCAAACTCAAAAAGCATATGACCCCAGGGTCAGAATCTCCAagat
Above is a window of Nicotiana tabacum cultivar K326 chromosome 8, ASM71507v2, whole genome shotgun sequence DNA encoding:
- the LOC142163106 gene encoding uncharacterized protein LOC142163106; this translates as MASRKLRPYFQCHPISVVTAYTLHNILHKYELSGRLAKWAIELSEYDITYQPRTAIKSQVLADFVTDFSRGIQLEVEKELQIFNGSNAGTWTLFTDGSSNVKGAGLGIILVPLTGETIRQAIKFHPNTNNEAEYEVVIAGLELARELGIEQIPRDENAEADALVNLVSAAEVTNEENAYVIHLFHSYGILPEDKKKAQALRKKAARYYLNQGNLYRKMFGGPLARCLGPYQIEYVMREIHEGLCGNHAGGRSLENEHTSLKHWMKRFYLQIGMLFI